The Rhizobium indicum genome has a segment encoding these proteins:
- the hutC gene encoding histidine utilization repressor: MTKAVKPAAGEARHYIRIKEQILAEIAEGKLQPGDRVSSESELVAAFGVSRMTANRALRELMFEGVLKRSAGIGTFVSPKHLDVDLLQIRNIADEILERGHKHQAAVVAAGLMKADANVADALELILGAEVMHSLIVHMENDRPIQVEERYVNPLVAPDYLSTDFRSMTPHEYLTKVAPITAFEHIVQAVKPDTTIRKYLGLRNDHPCLRVFRRTWSGEAVVTCALLYYPGAQYRLEARSTKGPSRPVAILGEKL, from the coding sequence ATGACGAAAGCGGTCAAACCGGCCGCCGGCGAGGCGCGCCATTATATCAGGATCAAGGAGCAGATCCTGGCCGAGATCGCCGAGGGCAAGCTGCAGCCGGGAGACCGGGTATCCTCTGAGAGCGAATTGGTGGCGGCATTCGGCGTCAGCCGCATGACGGCGAACCGGGCGCTGAGGGAGTTGATGTTCGAGGGTGTTCTCAAGCGATCCGCCGGGATCGGAACATTCGTTTCGCCAAAGCACCTCGATGTCGATCTGCTTCAAATCCGCAACATAGCCGACGAAATACTGGAACGGGGTCACAAGCATCAGGCAGCTGTCGTCGCGGCCGGCTTGATGAAGGCGGATGCCAATGTTGCCGATGCGCTCGAACTCATCCTCGGCGCGGAAGTGATGCATTCGCTGATCGTGCACATGGAAAACGACCGGCCCATTCAGGTCGAGGAACGCTACGTCAATCCCCTGGTCGCGCCCGACTATCTCTCGACTGATTTCCGCAGCATGACGCCGCACGAATATCTGACGAAGGTGGCTCCGATAACGGCGTTCGAACATATCGTCCAGGCCGTCAAGCCGGATACGACGATACGCAAATATCTTGGCCTCAGGAATGATCACCCTTGCCTGCGCGTCTTTCGAAGAACCTGGTCAGGCGAGGCCGTCGTGACCTGCGCGCTGTTATACTATCCCGGCGCGCAATATCGGCTGGAAGCACGGTCCACCAAGGGACCCTCCAGGCCCGTCGCCATTCTCGGAGAGAAACTGTGA
- a CDS encoding MaoC family dehydratase: MTLSAQSILDFPVPQATHVVTARDAILYALSVGYGTNALDEKALNYVYERDLVTVPTLANIVAHPGPWMKDTGVDWARLVHSEHRLTIHRPVPLDVPLVSRSRVLSVIDRGVEKGMFVSFERLIATVDGNEPIATIVQTNACRGDGGCGSAGSAPEPLPKVPDREPDLEFNIDIPDNAALLYRLNGDLNPLHVDPQAAGKSGFDRPILHGLCSFGYAGYAIVAAIDPGMASGLTAIAARFSAPIFPGETITVQMWRNDAEIRFRGLVACRGATILDNGMARLS; the protein is encoded by the coding sequence GTGACGCTATCGGCCCAATCCATCCTCGATTTTCCGGTGCCGCAGGCAACACATGTGGTCACCGCAAGGGATGCCATCCTTTACGCCCTGTCGGTTGGCTACGGCACCAACGCGCTCGACGAAAAAGCATTGAACTACGTCTATGAACGCGATCTCGTGACCGTGCCGACCCTTGCCAATATCGTGGCGCATCCGGGGCCATGGATGAAGGACACAGGCGTCGACTGGGCGCGTCTGGTGCATTCCGAACATCGCCTGACGATCCATCGGCCGGTCCCCCTCGATGTGCCGCTCGTCTCCCGCTCGCGCGTCCTGTCGGTGATCGACCGCGGCGTTGAGAAAGGAATGTTCGTCAGCTTCGAGCGCTTGATCGCAACCGTGGACGGTAATGAGCCGATCGCGACCATCGTCCAGACGAATGCGTGCCGCGGTGACGGTGGATGCGGCTCGGCAGGATCTGCGCCCGAACCGTTGCCGAAAGTCCCGGACAGAGAGCCGGACCTTGAATTCAATATCGACATCCCTGACAACGCCGCACTGCTCTATCGCCTGAACGGCGATCTCAATCCGCTGCACGTCGACCCGCAGGCAGCCGGCAAAAGCGGCTTTGACCGGCCGATCCTGCATGGGCTCTGCAGCTTCGGTTATGCGGGCTACGCCATTGTCGCTGCTATCGATCCAGGCATGGCCAGCGGCTTGACCGCCATCGCGGCGCGTTTCAGCGCGCCGATCTTTCCCGGCGAAACGATCACCGTGCAGATGTGGCGGAATGATGCCGAGATTCGCTTCCGAGGCCTCGTTGCTTGTCGCGGCGCGACCATCCTCGACAATGGCATGGCGAGGTTGTCATGA
- a CDS encoding SDR family NAD(P)-dependent oxidoreductase, which produces MKIDGAAIIVTGSATGVGAACVKQFAEGGARVVINYSRSKKEADETGDICRSLGAEVEIVQADVADDAACRRMVAVAVNRWGRLDALVNNAAMTVKSDPFDLETLSGEDFQNVFGVNVIGAYQMCRAAVPAMRDSGGGAIVNVSSNVAFTGGGSSLAYTASKGALNALTLALARTCGPDIRVNAVCPGIIDTRWMRDTLGPDAYGAIAKRFSETAPLGRVATPEDVAGAIVWLVQGADFVTGELLSVDGGIRLSGGVRKPVASGGAAS; this is translated from the coding sequence ATGAAAATCGATGGAGCCGCCATCATCGTCACGGGCTCGGCAACGGGCGTCGGGGCTGCATGCGTGAAGCAATTCGCCGAGGGCGGCGCCCGGGTGGTCATCAACTACAGCCGCAGCAAAAAAGAGGCCGATGAGACCGGCGATATCTGCCGCAGTCTGGGCGCAGAGGTCGAGATCGTCCAGGCCGACGTTGCCGACGACGCGGCTTGCCGTAGGATGGTCGCGGTTGCCGTCAATCGATGGGGGCGGCTCGACGCCCTGGTGAACAATGCCGCAATGACGGTCAAATCCGATCCTTTCGATCTGGAGACATTATCGGGCGAAGATTTTCAGAACGTTTTCGGCGTCAACGTCATCGGCGCTTATCAGATGTGCCGGGCGGCGGTGCCGGCGATGCGGGACAGCGGTGGAGGTGCGATCGTCAATGTCTCATCCAACGTTGCCTTTACCGGCGGCGGCAGCTCGCTTGCCTATACGGCCTCCAAGGGCGCGCTCAATGCGCTGACTTTGGCTTTGGCCCGCACCTGCGGTCCCGATATCCGCGTGAACGCGGTTTGTCCCGGCATCATCGATACGCGCTGGATGCGCGACACGCTCGGGCCGGATGCCTATGGAGCCATTGCCAAGCGATTTTCGGAAACCGCGCCGCTCGGTCGGGTTGCGACACCGGAAGACGTTGCCGGCGCGATTGTCTGGCTTGTTCAGGGGGCAGACTTCGTCACCGGCGAATTGCTTTCCGTTGACGGCGGCATCCGCCTGTCCGGTGGCGTTCGCAAACCCGTAGCATCCGGGGGAGCCGCTTCGTGA
- a CDS encoding acyl CoA:acetate/3-ketoacid CoA transferase, translating into MRVISSQQAADLLEDGMTVAASGFGGCCHPEAITAAVEERFLASGKPRNLTLLFAASTGDRQTRGMGHFGYEGLVACVIAGGWRGTPRLGKLAIEEKIEAHCWPQGVIAQLYRAIAAGQPGVVTHIGLGSFMDPLHGGGRMNATTPRPLVERVSLRGKEWLLYPSMPLDCVLLRGTTADEDGNITLEDEAFPLDVLAMAQAGRNSGGIVVVQVKRIAERGSLQPNDVRIPAALVDYVVVCEDPAQHGISFAETDNIAYTGRVRMAASRLQPAPLSVDKIIQRRAFLELAPLNRPTINLGIGIAAGIGRIASEEGFDDYTVTIESGVIGGVPAEELSFGAAVNPTAIVPQASQFDFYDGGGLDIAFLGMAEVDRHGAVNVSRFNNSIVGVGGFTNISQTAKHVVYLGAFSAGGAQIAVADGRLDIIRDGRLCKIVEAVDQISSSPAFAPEGQSQLVVTERAVFRVIGGCLTLTEFAPGIDLAADVLDRLPKGIAVSDQLKQMDARLFSTHAMKGFAP; encoded by the coding sequence ATGCGGGTCATCTCTTCACAGCAAGCTGCGGATCTTCTCGAAGACGGGATGACTGTCGCTGCTTCCGGTTTTGGAGGATGCTGCCATCCCGAGGCCATCACGGCCGCTGTCGAGGAGCGTTTCCTCGCCTCTGGAAAACCCCGCAACCTGACGCTTCTGTTTGCTGCCAGCACGGGCGATCGTCAGACGCGTGGCATGGGGCACTTCGGTTACGAAGGCCTGGTCGCCTGCGTGATTGCAGGGGGATGGCGCGGAACGCCGCGCCTTGGAAAGCTTGCGATCGAGGAAAAGATCGAAGCGCATTGCTGGCCGCAGGGCGTCATCGCGCAGCTCTATCGGGCGATTGCCGCCGGTCAGCCTGGGGTGGTCACCCATATCGGGCTCGGCTCTTTCATGGATCCGCTTCATGGCGGCGGCCGCATGAATGCGACGACGCCGCGTCCCCTTGTCGAGCGTGTGTCGTTGCGCGGCAAGGAATGGCTGCTTTATCCGTCGATGCCGCTCGACTGCGTGCTCTTGCGCGGAACGACGGCCGACGAAGACGGTAACATCACCCTCGAGGATGAGGCCTTCCCGCTCGACGTGCTCGCCATGGCGCAGGCGGGCCGAAACTCCGGTGGCATCGTCGTCGTGCAGGTCAAGCGGATTGCCGAGCGCGGCTCGCTGCAGCCCAATGACGTTCGTATCCCGGCGGCGTTGGTCGATTATGTGGTCGTCTGCGAGGATCCGGCCCAGCACGGCATCAGTTTCGCCGAGACGGACAATATCGCCTATACCGGACGCGTCCGGATGGCGGCGAGCCGCCTGCAGCCGGCGCCGCTGTCGGTCGATAAGATTATTCAGCGACGTGCCTTCCTGGAACTGGCGCCGCTGAACCGCCCGACGATCAATCTCGGCATCGGCATTGCCGCCGGGATCGGCCGCATCGCCAGCGAAGAGGGATTCGACGATTATACGGTGACGATCGAATCCGGCGTCATCGGCGGCGTGCCGGCCGAGGAGCTGTCCTTCGGCGCCGCCGTCAATCCGACTGCCATCGTCCCACAGGCATCGCAGTTTGACTTTTACGACGGCGGCGGCCTGGATATCGCCTTCCTCGGCATGGCAGAGGTGGATCGGCATGGGGCGGTCAATGTCAGCCGCTTCAATAATTCCATCGTCGGGGTCGGTGGATTCACCAATATCTCGCAGACGGCCAAGCATGTTGTCTATCTCGGCGCGTTTTCGGCTGGCGGCGCGCAAATTGCGGTTGCCGACGGCAGGCTCGACATCATCAGGGACGGCCGCCTTTGCAAGATCGTCGAGGCTGTCGACCAGATCAGTTCGAGCCCGGCCTTTGCGCCGGAGGGACAGTCACAGCTCGTCGTCACCGAGCGGGCGGTTTTTCGGGTGATCGGCGGATGCTTGACGCTGACGGAGTTTGCCCCCGGCATCGATCTTGCCGCCGATGTTCTCGACCGCCTGCCGAAGGGCATCGCGGTGTCGGACCAGCTGAAGCAGATGGATGCGCGCCTGTTTTCGACCCATGCCATGAAGGGCTTTGCCCCATGA
- a CDS encoding YeiH family protein has protein sequence MWETTVLRKVLPMLVSASRFLSLPAVLPGLVLCAAVTLSAYFVEQLQMMVFGSHWIESLVLAILIGIAVRSSVCLPQTFIPGIQFAAKTLLEIAVVLLGASLSTAAIRQAGLPLVGGIAVLVALSLVGSFVIGRLFGLSASLATLVACGNSICGNSAIAAAAPVIGAKPDDIAASIAFTALLGIGAVLTLPLLHLLFGLSAVQYGVFAGVTAYAVPQVLAATASAGAVSTQVGTLVKLIRVMMLGPVILVLGAVHGRRPGGSPVNLRHVLPWFILGFAAMATLRSLDAIPAPLLPGMATVSAAFTVTAMAALGLSVDVRSVAHTGGRVLAAAALSLLALGALGLCLIGLLNIV, from the coding sequence GTGTGGGAGACTACGGTCCTCCGCAAGGTCCTGCCGATGCTCGTTTCCGCCTCACGTTTCCTGTCGCTTCCTGCCGTCCTGCCGGGACTCGTCCTGTGTGCGGCAGTCACGCTCTCTGCCTATTTCGTTGAACAGCTGCAGATGATGGTTTTCGGCTCGCATTGGATCGAGAGCCTCGTGCTCGCCATTCTGATCGGCATTGCCGTGCGCTCCTCGGTCTGCTTGCCGCAGACCTTCATTCCCGGCATCCAATTCGCCGCTAAGACACTGCTCGAGATTGCGGTCGTGTTGCTCGGCGCCTCGCTCAGCACGGCTGCCATCAGGCAGGCCGGACTGCCGCTTGTCGGTGGAATTGCCGTTCTGGTTGCTCTGTCTTTGGTCGGCAGCTTTGTTATCGGGCGGCTCTTCGGGCTGTCGGCCAGCCTGGCGACGTTGGTTGCTTGCGGCAACTCGATCTGCGGCAATTCTGCAATTGCCGCCGCAGCGCCGGTGATCGGCGCCAAACCCGACGATATCGCGGCCTCGATAGCCTTTACCGCACTGCTCGGCATCGGTGCAGTGCTGACGCTGCCGCTTCTTCACCTGCTCTTTGGTCTCAGCGCTGTACAATATGGCGTTTTCGCAGGAGTGACAGCCTATGCCGTCCCGCAGGTCTTGGCGGCCACGGCCTCTGCCGGAGCTGTCAGCACCCAGGTGGGCACGCTCGTCAAGCTGATCCGCGTGATGATGCTCGGACCCGTCATCCTCGTGCTCGGCGCAGTTCATGGCCGCCGTCCTGGCGGTTCGCCGGTCAATCTCCGCCATGTTCTCCCATGGTTCATCCTCGGTTTTGCAGCCATGGCGACGCTTCGTTCCCTCGACGCTATCCCGGCGCCGCTGCTGCCCGGGATGGCGACTGTCTCCGCCGCCTTCACCGTCACCGCAATGGCCGCTTTGGGCCTCTCCGTCGATGTCAGATCCGTCGCTCATACCGGCGGTCGTGTCCTCGCAGCGGCTGCGCTGTCGCTGCTGGCGTTGGGGGCTCTCGGGCTTTGCCTGATCGGGCTGCTGAATATCGTCTGA
- a CDS encoding LysR family transcriptional regulator, giving the protein MTFEQLSIFVAVAEREHLTKAAFAIGLTPSAVSSAIRNLETSYGVELFHRVGRRIELTYEGRVFLGEARATLARAKAAALVLSDLGGLQKGELVVFASQTIASYWLPAMLMRFKIRYPGIDLKLMIGNTTTAAKAVLDGLAEVGFVEGSVDEPALHVQPLAEDELLVVVGPRHPWARGKPIAPAELVSGTKWVMREKGSGTRSAFETAISNLGIVPGDLAVALELPSNEAVISAAREGLCATVVSGAVAAPLLTQGLLVKARFPLPSRQFAILRHKQRHSSRASLALETICREDKAAEVQNWDDWAL; this is encoded by the coding sequence ATGACATTTGAACAGCTTTCCATTTTTGTTGCGGTTGCGGAACGCGAGCATCTGACCAAAGCCGCCTTTGCGATCGGACTCACGCCATCGGCCGTCAGCTCGGCTATCCGCAATCTCGAAACCTCCTATGGCGTCGAGCTTTTCCATCGCGTCGGACGCCGCATAGAGCTGACATATGAAGGACGGGTGTTTCTGGGAGAGGCTAGAGCGACGCTGGCGCGCGCAAAGGCGGCAGCGCTTGTCTTGTCCGATCTCGGCGGCCTACAAAAGGGTGAGCTTGTCGTTTTTGCAAGCCAGACGATCGCCAGCTACTGGCTACCGGCGATGCTGATGCGTTTCAAGATCCGCTACCCGGGCATTGACCTGAAGCTGATGATTGGCAACACGACCACGGCGGCAAAAGCGGTTCTCGATGGATTGGCCGAAGTCGGTTTCGTCGAAGGCAGCGTTGATGAGCCGGCGCTGCATGTTCAGCCGCTTGCCGAGGACGAACTCCTTGTCGTCGTCGGTCCGCGCCATCCCTGGGCGCGTGGCAAACCAATTGCACCGGCAGAGCTGGTTTCGGGCACAAAATGGGTCATGCGGGAAAAGGGGTCCGGAACCCGGTCGGCTTTCGAGACGGCGATTTCCAATCTCGGCATAGTCCCCGGAGATCTGGCTGTCGCGCTTGAGCTGCCGTCGAACGAAGCCGTCATATCGGCAGCAAGAGAGGGCCTTTGCGCGACGGTCGTCTCAGGTGCCGTGGCCGCGCCGCTCTTGACGCAAGGTCTGCTGGTAAAGGCGCGCTTCCCCCTGCCGTCCCGCCAATTTGCGATCCTGCGGCATAAACAAAGGCACTCCAGTCGAGCCTCGCTGGCGCTGGAAACGATTTGCCGCGAGGATAAAGCTGCCGAAGTCCAGAATTGGGATGATTGGGCGCTCTAG
- a CDS encoding DUF1254 domain-containing protein, whose amino-acid sequence MSVYGHVTVTYFLSFHLARKIHLNLEVTAMMKRIAAIVCLIFIAMPSLAENLSQQALQNRAIERRAVEAVIWGMPAVNYDLMLQEMLTTTKAGQHEIVYWGRALDWMNQTLTPNPDTIYFMTFFDTHDGPIVIDVPAAEEGSLNGNIVTAWQMPLEDVGLLGVDKGAGGKFVVLPPGFLGTVPKGFTPLQSDTFGGYALVRSNLASHSSDDVDKSVAYGKKVKVYPLSKADNPSQTVFTDAQDVLFDSTIRFDSTFFEHLNRVVQNEPWLARDMAMIDTLKSLGIEKGKPFKPDAETRSLLDAGAVEAKAFLDAKYEAGWEPFYEGTQWRPAGVPALAKAVSNGYADTSLYPTDVRGMIYTLGYIGIKRLGAGQFYLLAPKDKDGENLDGARNYKLTVPANAPVDQYWSVTVYDRQTHGLVRNMTRASRASNNAEVRKNPDGSVDLYFGPTPPASKEANWVPTDPLREFELMLRAYGPKKEFFEKAWVLPDVEKVAEQ is encoded by the coding sequence GTGTCAGTTTACGGCCATGTAACTGTAACGTACTTCCTTTCTTTTCACCTGGCGCGCAAGATTCACCTCAATCTGGAGGTAACCGCCATGATGAAGAGAATTGCCGCGATCGTCTGTTTGATTTTTATTGCGATGCCCTCGCTGGCAGAGAATCTTTCGCAGCAGGCACTTCAGAACCGTGCCATCGAGCGCCGCGCGGTTGAGGCCGTGATCTGGGGCATGCCGGCGGTCAATTATGACTTGATGCTCCAGGAGATGCTGACCACAACCAAAGCCGGACAGCACGAGATCGTTTATTGGGGCCGCGCGCTCGACTGGATGAATCAGACGCTCACGCCCAATCCCGACACGATATATTTCATGACCTTCTTCGATACGCATGATGGTCCCATCGTTATCGATGTGCCGGCTGCGGAAGAAGGTTCGCTCAACGGCAATATCGTCACCGCGTGGCAAATGCCGCTCGAAGATGTGGGCCTCCTCGGCGTGGACAAGGGCGCCGGTGGTAAGTTCGTCGTCCTGCCGCCAGGCTTTTTGGGGACCGTTCCGAAGGGCTTTACGCCGCTGCAATCGGACACCTTTGGCGGCTACGCGCTGGTAAGGTCGAACCTAGCCAGCCACAGCAGCGACGATGTCGACAAATCCGTCGCGTATGGCAAGAAGGTTAAGGTTTACCCGCTCTCGAAGGCAGACAACCCGTCACAGACGGTGTTCACCGACGCGCAGGATGTTCTCTTCGACTCCACCATCCGCTTCGATTCGACCTTCTTCGAGCACCTGAACCGTGTCGTGCAGAACGAACCGTGGCTTGCTCGCGACATGGCGATGATCGACACGCTCAAGTCGCTCGGCATCGAGAAAGGCAAACCCTTCAAGCCTGATGCCGAGACCCGGTCTCTGCTGGATGCCGGCGCAGTGGAGGCGAAAGCCTTTCTCGATGCGAAGTATGAAGCGGGATGGGAGCCGTTCTACGAAGGAACGCAATGGCGTCCGGCTGGCGTGCCGGCGCTCGCCAAGGCCGTTTCGAACGGATATGCCGACACGAGCCTTTATCCAACCGATGTACGCGGCATGATTTATACGCTGGGCTACATCGGTATAAAGCGTCTCGGTGCCGGCCAGTTCTACCTGCTTGCGCCGAAGGATAAGGACGGCGAAAATCTCGATGGTGCGCGAAACTACAAGTTGACGGTACCGGCGAACGCTCCGGTCGACCAATATTGGTCTGTCACCGTCTACGACCGCCAGACGCACGGTCTGGTGAGAAACATGACGCGCGCAAGCAGGGCTTCCAACAATGCCGAGGTCCGGAAAAATCCCGACGGCTCCGTCGACCTGTACTTCGGCCCGACCCCGCCTGCGAGCAAGGAAGCAAACTGGGTGCCGACCGATCCGCTGCGGGAATTCGAACTGATGCTCCGCGCCTACGGCCCGAAGAAGGAGTTCTTCGAAAAGGCGTGGGTGCTGCCGGACGTCGAGAAGGTTGCCGAACAATAA
- a CDS encoding DUF1254 domain-containing protein, whose product MINMGSTRRPLAISAIAALLFANTAVAQEYKFTGGYPTPETVEKVYNELDLNRAIHAYRFFYPTVSSAAIYEEMIRVGAKPNQTFGFLETMPKHVGFTLNSDTPYGGMILDLKDGPLVIEVPPGPLLGAALDINQRWIIDMGLPGPDAGKGGKHLLLPPGYEGEVPDGYFVGRATSYRVIAGLRAIPQGGDVKGAVERLKTIKVHPLNPAAGWVAPTWYDQTPEPQNQTPTAWEASIKFWEVLHTVIESEPPLEDSRSQYGDLAALGIMKGQPFAPDERMKDILVQAAKMASAQMRVEALADRRPDRVVWNDRQWQWAALRYENGTFDAKDYRDNYALDKWFYQAIATSPAMFRRDPAAGSLYWLGLTDKAGAYLDGGKTYKLTVPLPVPNRLFWSITVYDAQTRSQIQTDQENAALRSLFELKDLQGETIDLYFGPERPPGSEGRWIKTLPGKGWFVYFRIYGPQPLAFDGWKPGDFETIN is encoded by the coding sequence ATGATCAACATGGGCTCGACGAGACGACCGCTGGCGATCTCCGCCATCGCGGCTCTCCTGTTCGCCAACACTGCCGTCGCGCAGGAGTACAAGTTCACGGGCGGCTATCCGACACCGGAAACCGTCGAGAAGGTCTACAACGAACTGGACCTCAACCGTGCGATTCATGCCTATCGCTTTTTCTATCCGACGGTGTCGAGCGCTGCGATCTACGAGGAAATGATCCGCGTTGGGGCAAAGCCCAACCAGACTTTTGGCTTTCTGGAAACCATGCCTAAGCATGTCGGTTTCACGCTTAACTCCGACACGCCCTATGGCGGCATGATACTCGACCTGAAGGATGGGCCACTTGTCATCGAAGTGCCTCCAGGTCCGCTGCTGGGTGCTGCCCTCGATATAAACCAGCGCTGGATCATTGACATGGGCTTGCCAGGCCCGGACGCCGGCAAGGGCGGCAAGCATCTTCTGCTCCCTCCCGGATATGAAGGCGAAGTCCCCGACGGATATTTTGTCGGTCGGGCCACATCCTATCGCGTCATCGCCGGCCTGCGCGCCATCCCTCAGGGGGGCGACGTCAAGGGTGCAGTCGAGCGCCTGAAGACCATCAAGGTGCATCCACTAAATCCCGCTGCCGGCTGGGTCGCCCCCACATGGTACGATCAGACACCCGAACCCCAGAACCAGACACCGACGGCGTGGGAGGCAAGTATAAAATTTTGGGAAGTGCTCCATACCGTCATCGAGAGCGAGCCGCCGTTGGAGGATTCGCGAAGCCAATATGGCGATCTAGCCGCGCTCGGCATCATGAAAGGCCAGCCCTTTGCTCCCGATGAACGTATGAAGGACATTCTGGTACAGGCGGCGAAGATGGCATCGGCACAGATGCGGGTGGAAGCACTCGCAGACCGTAGGCCGGATCGGGTTGTTTGGAATGACCGGCAATGGCAATGGGCGGCCTTGCGCTACGAGAACGGGACTTTCGACGCCAAGGACTACAGGGATAACTACGCCCTCGACAAATGGTTCTATCAGGCCATCGCCACGTCACCTGCCATGTTCCGGCGCGATCCCGCTGCCGGCTCACTCTACTGGCTTGGACTGACGGACAAGGCGGGGGCCTATCTGGACGGCGGCAAGACCTACAAGTTGACGGTCCCGCTACCGGTACCAAACAGACTGTTCTGGTCTATCACCGTTTACGATGCCCAGACGCGCAGTCAGATACAGACCGATCAGGAGAATGCGGCTTTGCGCTCCCTGTTTGAGTTGAAGGACCTACAGGGCGAGACGATCGATCTGTATTTCGGCCCCGAGCGACCGCCTGGCAGCGAAGGCCGTTGGATCAAGACGCTTCCGGGCAAAGGATGGTTCGTCTACTTCCGTATCTACGGTCCGCAGCCACTGGCATTTGACGGCTGGAAGCCAGGCGATTTCGAAACCATCAATTGA
- a CDS encoding DMT family transporter, protein MKTKTAAANVGNLIMTGVMLMLLGDLLFALNDAMGKWLVASFAVGQVLVVRSVGAFIVLGPMILRQGPMALFRVEQKGLQFIRVFMATCDVALFYAAVAYLPLADVMTFYMAGPIYIAALSHFFLGEKIGWRRWLAVLIGFAGVVIALRPSTAMLSLPSFFGLAGSLAFALSLVMSRYLRSTSDTTLVTWQTIAALVTGIVLSVGHWQPATLIDWSGMLLLGIVASCAHLLITRSLKLAPASLLAPLQYTLLLWAIVLGYLLFNDVPDTQIIVGAAIIVVAGLFIFHRKNLKESVPTEAVPPDGH, encoded by the coding sequence ATGAAGACCAAGACGGCTGCCGCCAACGTCGGAAACCTGATCATGACCGGCGTCATGCTGATGCTGCTCGGCGATCTGCTCTTTGCACTGAACGATGCGATGGGCAAATGGCTGGTCGCAAGCTTTGCCGTCGGCCAAGTGCTGGTGGTCCGCTCGGTAGGCGCTTTCATCGTGCTCGGACCAATGATCCTCCGGCAAGGGCCGATGGCCTTGTTCCGCGTCGAGCAGAAGGGCCTGCAGTTCATCCGTGTTTTCATGGCGACCTGCGATGTCGCACTATTCTACGCTGCCGTCGCCTATCTGCCGCTCGCAGACGTCATGACCTTCTATATGGCCGGACCGATCTATATCGCGGCGCTTTCGCACTTCTTTCTCGGAGAGAAGATCGGCTGGCGCCGGTGGCTCGCCGTTCTGATCGGCTTCGCCGGCGTCGTCATCGCGTTGCGTCCGTCCACGGCGATGCTGTCGCTTCCATCGTTCTTCGGTCTTGCCGGCAGCCTTGCCTTTGCGCTGTCGCTGGTGATGAGCCGCTATCTGCGCTCGACCAGCGACACGACGCTGGTGACATGGCAGACGATCGCCGCGCTCGTCACCGGCATCGTCTTGAGCGTCGGCCACTGGCAGCCGGCAACGCTCATCGATTGGTCCGGCATGCTGCTGCTCGGCATCGTCGCCTCCTGCGCGCATCTGCTCATCACCCGCTCGCTGAAGCTCGCACCGGCATCACTGCTCGCGCCGCTGCAATATACGCTGCTGCTCTGGGCGATCGTCCTCGGCTACCTGTTGTTCAACGATGTTCCCGATACGCAGATCATCGTCGGCGCCGCAATCATCGTTGTTGCGGGGCTCTTCATCTTCCACCGGAAGAATCTGAAAGAGTCGGTTCCGACTGAGGCCGTCCCGCCCGACGGTCATTAA